The Lampris incognitus isolate fLamInc1 chromosome 7, fLamInc1.hap2, whole genome shotgun sequence genome window below encodes:
- the zgc:162608 gene encoding uncharacterized protein zgc:162608: protein MAKPSKLHRQLLNTLVLNGNKMTYKEPSALWKAEFCTAILIRRTFISQAVGAVAPQNLFHRKMNPHLKAMIFALSFLTTSAYPLHRDATSREAAWADSKTNQARDKIELTKDVDNSYKSDIFSSDLYTREDDSNRNSMAQEMQHKLTVESERLHARLRQELAELRERLSPYPAHPSSALVNMRERLAPLTEQLQSSLSSNIQDLCGQLTLYLQGLETEEAQTEAGPALYREAFQWMSQTLEHSGSKLAGIIGDFQTKTSGVIDQLREMTADEGEGAEWGEVSTSLGQEVSSFRLEVQGRVEALKAELTALFVTAQPLKAEITASMNRFCQSTALQSQVFQARIERLFLGLEEGEGVQVAHSMPVSSSSSSSSIQPGGSLQEDFSTKLSALIQDILHSVQ, encoded by the exons ATGGCCAAGCCCTCCAAATTGCATAGACAATTACTAAACACACTGGTGTTGAATGGCAACAAGATGACATATAAAGAGCCCAGTGCATTGTGGAAG GCAGAGTTTTGCACAGCCATTCTGATAAGGCGAACCTTTATAAGCCAAGCTGTCGGGGCAGTTGCTCCGCAGAACCTGTTCCACAG GAAGATGAACCCGCATCTCAAAGCAATGATCTTCGCCTTGTCATTCTTGACAACCTCAG CATATCCACTCCATCGTGATGCCACCAGCAGAGAGGCGGCCTGGGCTGATTCAAAGACCAACCAGGCTCGCGACAAGATAGAGCTCACCAAAGATGTAGA TAATTCCTACAAGAGCGACATCTTCAGCAGTGACCTCTACACCCGGGAGGATGACTCCAACAGAAACTCAATGGCCCAAGAGATGCAGCACAAACTCACCGTGGAGTCTGAGCGTCTTCATGCCCGTTTGCGTCAGGAGCTTGCCGAGCTGAGGGAGAGGCTTTCTCCATACCCAGCCCACCCAAGCTCAGCCCTTGTCAACATGAGGGAGCGCTTGGCCCCCCTCACCGAGCAGCTCCAGAGTTCACTGAGCAGCAACATCCAGGACCTGTGTGGCCAGCTGACCCTTTATCTGCAAGGCCTGGAAACGGAGGAGGCTCAGACAGAGGCCGGACCAGCTCTCTACAGGGAAGCCTTCCAATGGATGAGCCAAACGCTGGAGCACAGCGGATCTAAGCTGGCAGGTATCATTGGTGACTTCCAGACCAAAACATCCGGGGTGATCGATCAGCTGAGAGAGATGACTGCTGATGAGGGAGAGGGAGCTGAGTGGGGGGAAGTGAGCACCAGCTTGGGACAGGAAGTGAGTTCATTTAGGCTGGAGGTGCAGGGCAGGGTGGAGGCTCTCAAAGCTGAGCTTACTGCTTTGTTTGTAACTGCACAGCCTCTGAAGGCAGAAATCACAGCAAGCATGAATCGGTTCTGCCAAAGTACAGCTTTGCAAAGCCAAGTGTTTCAGGCCCGGATAGAGAGGCTTTTTCTGGGGCTAGAGGAGGgggagggcgtccaggtagctcaCAGCATGCctgtttcctcctcctcctcctcctcctccatacaaCCGGGCGGCTCTTTACAGGAGGACTTCTCTACCAAACTCTCCGCTCTCATCCAGGACATACTGCATTCAGTCCAGTAA
- the LOC130115207 gene encoding zona pellucida-like domain-containing protein 1, whose product MTYLCLTVVAVLLQPALSVYNCSSAYERTPDNTDLIVDCGTSMIILEINLCTAQWAGFDPTGLALNGEHNKTNCQGTIDNSVDPPIIRYQLPVNHSQENPCRQSLQIVDEVPDPTGPFSSFSSIQSVIITGYIDTPSSNQGVISYSTDLYYHFSCRYPLEYLINNTQIVASSVSVATSDNNGTFIDTLRMSVYNDTDYGHPLVVPPTGLELRTKVYVEVKAINLTGNFHVLLDQCFATPSAYNMTYSEQHNFFTGCSVDQRASVTRNGFSKNARFNFEAFRFVEHRNQDKSSLFLHCILRLCEPTKCQELLRSCNAKRKRSLAPFGEESSDSATITIGPLFTARDSPSAAGYGGGAPSGKDDVNVTGLVVGVVFGSAAAVLLVLGSWFILKRINITVIAGYDGKIKPE is encoded by the exons ATGACAtatctgtgtctcactgtggtgGCTGTGCTCCTTCAGCCTGCTCTTTCTGTCTACAACTGCTCCTCTGCCTATGAGAGGACCCCAG ACAACACAGACTTGATAGTGGACTGTGGCACCAGTATGATCATCCTGGAGATCAACCTGTGCACGGCCCAGTGGGCGGGCTTCGACCCGACTGGCCTGGCACTGAATGGGGAACACAACAAGACAAATTGCCAAGGCACCATTGACAACAGTGTCGACCCACCCATCATTCGCTATCAGCTTCCTGTAAACCACAGCCAGGAGAACCCCTGCCGCCAGTCCCTGCAG ATTGTGGATGAGGTGCCAGACCCCACAGGTCCCTTCAGTTCTTTCTCCAGCATCCAGTCAGTCATCATCACAGGGTACATAGACACACCCAGCTCTAACCAGGGGGTGATAAGCTACTCCACAGACCTCTACTACCACTTCTCCTGTCGTTATCCACTGGAGTATCTGATCAACAACACACAGATAGTGGC GTCTTCAGTCTCTGTAGCTACCAGTGACAATAATGGAACCTTCATTGATACACTAAGAATGAGTGTATATAAT GACACAGACTATGGCCACCCACTGGTGGTACCTCCAACGGGACTTGAGCTGCGAACCAAGGTCTATGTGGAAGTAAAGGCCATTAACCTTACAGGAAA TTTTCATGTGTTGCTGGATCAGTGCTTTGCAACTCCATCTGCCTACAACATGACTTACAGTGAGCAGCACAACTTTTTCACCGG TTGCTCAGTGGACCAAAGAGCTTCTGTGACAAGAAATGGCTTTTCCAAGAATGCCCGGTTCAACTTCGAGGCGTTCCGCTTTGTGGAGCACCGTAACCAGGACAAGTCCAGCCTCTTCCTGCACTGCATACTTAGACTGTGTGAGCCTACCAAGTGTCAAGAGTTGTTAAGG tCTTGTAATGCCAAGAGGAAGCGGTCTTTGGCTCCTTTTGGTGAGGAATCCAGTGACTCAGCCACTATTACAATTGGACCGCTCTTCACAGCCAGAG ACAGTCCCTCTGCAGCTGGCTATG GTGGTGGAGCACCTTCAGGGAAGGATGATGTGAATGTGACCGGCCTGGTGGTGGGTGTTGTGTTTGGATCGGCAGCTGCTGTCTTGCTGGTTCTCGGTAGCTGGTTCATCCTCAAGAG AATCAACATTACTGTAATTGCCGGTTATGATGGAAAAATCAAACCAGAATGA